The Cervus elaphus chromosome 22, mCerEla1.1, whole genome shotgun sequence genome has a window encoding:
- the FOXM1 gene encoding forkhead box protein M1 isoform X2, translating into MMKTSPRRPLILKRRRLPLPVQNAPGDTADEEPKGPPAQQEPAQAQAPKEVAEPNACKFPAGIKILNHPTMPNTQVVVVPNNANIQSIITALTAKGKESGSSGPNKFILISCGGAPTPPPGPQPQAQTSKDLKRTEVITETLGPKSAAGDENLPRPVGALPGQRWKNCAGGEAASCPLDNSLTNIQWLGKMTSDGLGACSIKQEVDEKENRHVEQRQAKSPQVERPPGASAPWPDSVSERPPYSYMAMIQFAINSTERKRMTLKDIYTWIEDHFPYFKHIAKPGWKNSIRHNLSLHDMFVRETSANGKVSFWTIHPSANRYLTLDQVFKPLDPGSAHSPEHSESQKRPNPDLRRNVAIKTELPLGARRKMKPLLPRVSSYLVPIQFPANPSLVLQPSVKVPLPLAASLMSSELARHSKRVRIAPKVLLADEGVAPLPTAGPVTEEKLLLAEGLSPLLPVPSIKEEDVQPGEETPHLGRPIKVESPPLEEWPSPCPSVKEESSHSWEDSSCSPTPRPKKSSGTGSRSPTRRVSDLLVIKRREGREMSRSRRKQHLMPPRLDEPELLLSEGPGAPQPALAGPPQPTCQLGSPPEDGGPFKTPVKEMLPTSSTPSKSALPMTPESWRLTPPAKVGGLDFSPVRIPQGAFGPLPDSLELADLSATPLKSVPLFDSPRELLNSEPFDLATDPFSSCPPPDMEVPKPGSPEPQVASLSANRSLTEGLILDTMNDSLSKILLDISFPGLEEDLLGPGSVSWTQCVPDLR; encoded by the exons ATGATGAAAACCAGCCCCCGTCGGCCATTGATTCTCAAAAGACGGAGGCTGCCCCTTCCTGTTCAAAATGCCCCAGGTGACACAGCAGATGAGGAACCGAAGGGGCCCCCTGCCCAACAAGAGCCTGCTCAAGCGCAGGCCCCCAAGGAGGTGGCGGAGCCCAACGCATGCAAGTTTCCAGCTGGGATCAAGATCCTGAACCACCCAACTATGCCCAACACCCAAGTGGTGGTCGTCCCCAACAACGCCAACATCCAGAGCATCATCACAGCACTGACTGCCAAAGGGAAGGAGAGCGGCAGCAGCGGGCCCAACAAATTCATCCTCATCAGCTGCGGGGGAGCCCCCACTCCCCCTCCAGGACCCCAGCCTCAAGCCCAAACCagcaaggacctcaagaggacgGAAGTGATCACCGAGACCCTGGGACCAAAGTCTGCAGCTGGGGATGAGAATCTTCCAAGACCAGTGGGAGCTCTTCCTGGGCAGAGATGGAAGAACTGTG CTGGCGGTGAGGCAGCCAGCTGCCCCCTGGACAACAGCTTGACCAACATCCAGTGGCTTGGAAAGATGACTTCTGACGGGCTGGGCGCCTGCAGCATCAAGCAAGAGGTGGACGAAAAGGAGAATCGTCACGTGGAGCAGCGTCAGGCCAAG AGCCCACAGGTGGAGAGGCCCCCTGGCGCGTCAGCACCCTGGCCAGACTCCGTGTCTGAGCGACCCCCATACTCCTACATGGCCATGATACAATTCGCCATCAACAGCACAGAGAGGAAGCGCATGACCCTAAAAGACATCTACACTTGGATCGAGGACCACTTCCCTTATTTCAAGCACATCGCCAAGCCAGGCTGGAAG AACTCCATCCGCCACAACCTCTCTCTACATGACATGTTCGTCCGCGAGACGTCTGCCAACGGCAAGGTCTCCTTCTGGACCATTCACCCCAGTGCCAATCGCTACCTGACACTGGACCAGGTGTTTAAG CCACTGGACCCAGGGTCTGCACACTCGCCCGAGCACTCGGAATCA CAGAAACGGCCAAACCCTGATCTCCGCCGGAACGTGGCCATCAAAACCGAACTCCCCCTGGGTGCAC GGCGGAAGATGAAGCCTCTACTGCCGCGGGTCAGCTCGTACCTGGTGCCCATCCAGTTCCCCGCGAACCCGTCGCTGGTGCTGCAGCCCTCGGTCAAGGTGCCCTTGCCCCTGGCGGCCTCGCTCATGAGCTCAGAGCTTGCCCGCCACAGCAAGCGAGTCCGCATCGCCCCCAAG GTGCTGCTAGCGGACGAGGGGGTGGCCCCTCTGCCTACAGCAGGACCAGTGACAGAAGAGAAGCTGCTCCTCGCAGAAGGACTGTCGCCTCTGCTTCCTGTCCCTTCCATCAAGGAGGAAGATGTCCAGCCCGGGGAGGAGACGCCGCATCTAGGGAGGCCCATCAAGGTCGAGAGCCCACCCCTGGAAGAGTGGCCTTCACCCTGCCCATCGGTCAAGGAGGAGTCATCCCACTCCTGGGAGGACTCGTCCtgctccccaacccccaggcccaAGAAGTCCTCCGGCACTGGGTCCAGGTCCCCCACCCGCCGTGTCTCCGACCTGCTGGTGATCAAACGCAGGGAGGGGCGGGAGATGAGCCGGTCTCGGAGGAAACAGCACCTCATGCCGCCCCGCCTGGACGAGCCCGAGCTGCTCCTCTCTGAGGGCCCAGGGGCTCCCCAGCCAGCCCTGGCAGGGCCGCCGCAGCCTACCTGCCAGCTCGGCTCTCCCCCAGAGGACGGAGGCCCCTTTAAGACACCCGTTAAGGAGATGCTGcccacctcctccacccccagcaaATCTGCCCTCCCCATGACCCCTGAGTCCTGGAGGCTCACACCCCCGGCCAAAGTGGGGGGGCTCGACTTCAGCCCCGTACGAATCCCCCAGGGTGCCTTTGGCCCCCTGCCGGACTCCCTGGAGCTCGCGGATCTCAGTGCCACTCCGCTGAAAAGCGTCCCCCTTTTTGACTCCCCCCGAGAGCTCCTCAATTCCGAACCCTTTGACCTCGCCACTGACCCCTTCAGCAGCTGCCCACCCCCTGACATGGAGGTCCCCAAGCCGGGTTCCCCCGAGCCACAGGTGGCCAGCCTCTCGGCCAACCGCTCTCTGACCGAGGGCCTGATTCTGGACACGATGAACGACAGCCTCAGCAAAATCCTGCTGGACATCAGCTTCCCCGGTCTGGAGGAGGACCTGCTGGGCCCTGGCAGCGTCAGCTGGACTCAGTGCGTTCCTGACCTGCGGTag
- the TEX52 gene encoding testis-expressed protein 52 isoform X2: MASHLQRPPRGRDDPSQMRETFLKMVHTHETLPTPCTWAQREFLLPREPKELPGFTQQAYHQLALKPPPYTEMKAKVRQRLACPWKDTAQHTWGFHTWLDIGRLPATFPSRPDKPYDSNVWRWLTDSRAHRQPPAEPPVPPPSWLGQNSFLTFISCTPIFLDVNRKKQVIFRTVKELQEVEKLKLRSEVRAPPLDTHGNILPPKASKK; encoded by the exons atggcCAGCCATCTGCAAAGACCACCCAGAGGGCGGGATGACCCATCCCAAATGAGAGAAACTTTCCTGAAG ATGGTCCACACCCATGAGACCCTCCCGACCCCGTGCACGTGGGCCCAACGCGAGTTCCTCCTCCCCAGGGAGCCCAAGGAGCTGCCCGGCTTCACCCAGCAAGCCTACCACCAGCTGGCCCTGAAGCCGCCACCCTACACGGAGATGAAGGCCAAGGTTCGTCAACGACTGGCCTGCCCCTGGAAGGACACAGCCCAGCACACCTGGGGCTTCCACACCTGGCTGGACATCGGGCGTCTGCCGGCGACCTTCCCCTCCAGGCCCGACAAGCCCTACGACAGCAACGTCTGGCGCTGGCTGACAGACTCCAGGGCCCACCGCCAGCCCCCAGCAGAGCCCCCCgtgccccctccctcctggctgGGTCAGAACAGCTTCCTGACCTTCATCTCCTGTACTCCGATCTTCCTGGACGTGAACAGGAAGAAACAGGTGATCTTCAGGACGGTGAAGGAACTCCAAGAGGTGGAGAAACTCAAGCTGAGGAGTGAAGTGAGGGCACCCCCTCTCGACACCCATGGCAACATCCTTCCCCCCAAGGCATCCAAGAAGTAA
- the FOXM1 gene encoding forkhead box protein M1 isoform X1, with product MMKTSPRRPLILKRRRLPLPVQNAPGDTADEEPKGPPAQQEPAQAQAPKEVAEPNACKFPAGIKILNHPTMPNTQVVVVPNNANIQSIITALTAKGKESGSSGPNKFILISCGGAPTPPPGPQPQAQTSKDLKRTEVITETLGPKSAAGDENLPRPVGALPGQRWKNCAGGEAASCPLDNSLTNIQWLGKMTSDGLGACSIKQEVDEKENRHVEQRQAKSPQVERPPGASAPWPDSVSERPPYSYMAMIQFAINSTERKRMTLKDIYTWIEDHFPYFKHIAKPGWKNSIRHNLSLHDMFVRETSANGKVSFWTIHPSANRYLTLDQVFKPLDPGSAHSPEHSESQQKRPNPDLRRNVAIKTELPLGARRKMKPLLPRVSSYLVPIQFPANPSLVLQPSVKVPLPLAASLMSSELARHSKRVRIAPKVLLADEGVAPLPTAGPVTEEKLLLAEGLSPLLPVPSIKEEDVQPGEETPHLGRPIKVESPPLEEWPSPCPSVKEESSHSWEDSSCSPTPRPKKSSGTGSRSPTRRVSDLLVIKRREGREMSRSRRKQHLMPPRLDEPELLLSEGPGAPQPALAGPPQPTCQLGSPPEDGGPFKTPVKEMLPTSSTPSKSALPMTPESWRLTPPAKVGGLDFSPVRIPQGAFGPLPDSLELADLSATPLKSVPLFDSPRELLNSEPFDLATDPFSSCPPPDMEVPKPGSPEPQVASLSANRSLTEGLILDTMNDSLSKILLDISFPGLEEDLLGPGSVSWTQCVPDLR from the exons ATGATGAAAACCAGCCCCCGTCGGCCATTGATTCTCAAAAGACGGAGGCTGCCCCTTCCTGTTCAAAATGCCCCAGGTGACACAGCAGATGAGGAACCGAAGGGGCCCCCTGCCCAACAAGAGCCTGCTCAAGCGCAGGCCCCCAAGGAGGTGGCGGAGCCCAACGCATGCAAGTTTCCAGCTGGGATCAAGATCCTGAACCACCCAACTATGCCCAACACCCAAGTGGTGGTCGTCCCCAACAACGCCAACATCCAGAGCATCATCACAGCACTGACTGCCAAAGGGAAGGAGAGCGGCAGCAGCGGGCCCAACAAATTCATCCTCATCAGCTGCGGGGGAGCCCCCACTCCCCCTCCAGGACCCCAGCCTCAAGCCCAAACCagcaaggacctcaagaggacgGAAGTGATCACCGAGACCCTGGGACCAAAGTCTGCAGCTGGGGATGAGAATCTTCCAAGACCAGTGGGAGCTCTTCCTGGGCAGAGATGGAAGAACTGTG CTGGCGGTGAGGCAGCCAGCTGCCCCCTGGACAACAGCTTGACCAACATCCAGTGGCTTGGAAAGATGACTTCTGACGGGCTGGGCGCCTGCAGCATCAAGCAAGAGGTGGACGAAAAGGAGAATCGTCACGTGGAGCAGCGTCAGGCCAAG AGCCCACAGGTGGAGAGGCCCCCTGGCGCGTCAGCACCCTGGCCAGACTCCGTGTCTGAGCGACCCCCATACTCCTACATGGCCATGATACAATTCGCCATCAACAGCACAGAGAGGAAGCGCATGACCCTAAAAGACATCTACACTTGGATCGAGGACCACTTCCCTTATTTCAAGCACATCGCCAAGCCAGGCTGGAAG AACTCCATCCGCCACAACCTCTCTCTACATGACATGTTCGTCCGCGAGACGTCTGCCAACGGCAAGGTCTCCTTCTGGACCATTCACCCCAGTGCCAATCGCTACCTGACACTGGACCAGGTGTTTAAG CCACTGGACCCAGGGTCTGCACACTCGCCCGAGCACTCGGAATCA CAGCAGAAACGGCCAAACCCTGATCTCCGCCGGAACGTGGCCATCAAAACCGAACTCCCCCTGGGTGCAC GGCGGAAGATGAAGCCTCTACTGCCGCGGGTCAGCTCGTACCTGGTGCCCATCCAGTTCCCCGCGAACCCGTCGCTGGTGCTGCAGCCCTCGGTCAAGGTGCCCTTGCCCCTGGCGGCCTCGCTCATGAGCTCAGAGCTTGCCCGCCACAGCAAGCGAGTCCGCATCGCCCCCAAG GTGCTGCTAGCGGACGAGGGGGTGGCCCCTCTGCCTACAGCAGGACCAGTGACAGAAGAGAAGCTGCTCCTCGCAGAAGGACTGTCGCCTCTGCTTCCTGTCCCTTCCATCAAGGAGGAAGATGTCCAGCCCGGGGAGGAGACGCCGCATCTAGGGAGGCCCATCAAGGTCGAGAGCCCACCCCTGGAAGAGTGGCCTTCACCCTGCCCATCGGTCAAGGAGGAGTCATCCCACTCCTGGGAGGACTCGTCCtgctccccaacccccaggcccaAGAAGTCCTCCGGCACTGGGTCCAGGTCCCCCACCCGCCGTGTCTCCGACCTGCTGGTGATCAAACGCAGGGAGGGGCGGGAGATGAGCCGGTCTCGGAGGAAACAGCACCTCATGCCGCCCCGCCTGGACGAGCCCGAGCTGCTCCTCTCTGAGGGCCCAGGGGCTCCCCAGCCAGCCCTGGCAGGGCCGCCGCAGCCTACCTGCCAGCTCGGCTCTCCCCCAGAGGACGGAGGCCCCTTTAAGACACCCGTTAAGGAGATGCTGcccacctcctccacccccagcaaATCTGCCCTCCCCATGACCCCTGAGTCCTGGAGGCTCACACCCCCGGCCAAAGTGGGGGGGCTCGACTTCAGCCCCGTACGAATCCCCCAGGGTGCCTTTGGCCCCCTGCCGGACTCCCTGGAGCTCGCGGATCTCAGTGCCACTCCGCTGAAAAGCGTCCCCCTTTTTGACTCCCCCCGAGAGCTCCTCAATTCCGAACCCTTTGACCTCGCCACTGACCCCTTCAGCAGCTGCCCACCCCCTGACATGGAGGTCCCCAAGCCGGGTTCCCCCGAGCCACAGGTGGCCAGCCTCTCGGCCAACCGCTCTCTGACCGAGGGCCTGATTCTGGACACGATGAACGACAGCCTCAGCAAAATCCTGCTGGACATCAGCTTCCCCGGTCTGGAGGAGGACCTGCTGGGCCCTGGCAGCGTCAGCTGGACTCAGTGCGTTCCTGACCTGCGGTag
- the TEX52 gene encoding testis-expressed protein 52 isoform X1: protein MASHLQRPPRGRDDPSQMRETFLKMVHTHETLPTPCTWAQREFLLPREPKELPGFTQQAYHQLALKPPPYTEMKAKVRQRLACPWKDTAQHTWGFHTWLDIGRLPATFPSRPDKPYDSNVWRWLTDSRAHRQPPAEPPVPPPSWLGQNSFLTFISCTPIFLDVNRKKQVIFRTVKELQEVEKLKLRSEVRAPPLDTHGNILPPKASKKYRHFSAGGKYEPGDLQLMPNPLPNDLARSWPCPNPLPHYRERAARLALLPSAPLSQDLVRNYQTLLESRVVLPLHYHPRACSGRTSVRRRPGHL, encoded by the exons atggcCAGCCATCTGCAAAGACCACCCAGAGGGCGGGATGACCCATCCCAAATGAGAGAAACTTTCCTGAAG ATGGTCCACACCCATGAGACCCTCCCGACCCCGTGCACGTGGGCCCAACGCGAGTTCCTCCTCCCCAGGGAGCCCAAGGAGCTGCCCGGCTTCACCCAGCAAGCCTACCACCAGCTGGCCCTGAAGCCGCCACCCTACACGGAGATGAAGGCCAAGGTTCGTCAACGACTGGCCTGCCCCTGGAAGGACACAGCCCAGCACACCTGGGGCTTCCACACCTGGCTGGACATCGGGCGTCTGCCGGCGACCTTCCCCTCCAGGCCCGACAAGCCCTACGACAGCAACGTCTGGCGCTGGCTGACAGACTCCAGGGCCCACCGCCAGCCCCCAGCAGAGCCCCCCgtgccccctccctcctggctgGGTCAGAACAGCTTCCTGACCTTCATCTCCTGTACTCCGATCTTCCTGGACGTGAACAGGAAGAAACAGGTGATCTTCAGGACGGTGAAGGAACTCCAAGAGGTGGAGAAACTCAAGCTGAGGAGTGAAGTGAGGGCACCCCCTCTCGACACCCATGGCAACATCCTTCCCCCCAAGGCATCCAAGAA GTACCGGCACTTCTCAGCTGGTGGAAAGTATGAGCCCGGGGACCTCCAGCTCATGCCCAACCCACTTCCCAACGATCTGGCCAGGAGCTGGCCCTGCCCAAACCCGCTGCCTCACTACCGGGAGCGGGCGGCCAGGCTGGCCTTGCTGCCCAGCGCGCCTCTGAGCCAGGACCTGGTGAGGAACTACCAAACCCTGCTGGAGAGCCGGGTGGTCTTGCCCCTCCACTATCACCCCAGGGCCTGTTCTGGCAGGACCTCAGTGAGAAGGAGACCTGGACACCTGTAG